The nucleotide window AGATAACGGTAAAGATACAACTATCGGAACTCCTCACATATCTGGAGCGAAAGTCACAGCAAGTTTTATTGAAAACGGACGACATCAGAAAGTCATAGTGATGAAATACAAACCAAAGAGTCGCTACAAGAAAACAAACGGCCACAGACAAGAATTCACAAAAGTTAAAATCACAGTTATAAAATAAAAATATCCCGCAATTGCGGGATATTTTTATTTTATAATCAATCCTAATGTCTGTTACCCAAAGCACTCTTCAGAGTCTCACTGTCCGCATATTCTGGCTCACTTCCAGTAGACAGTCCACGACCAAGTGAAGTTATTTTAATATTATTTTCATCAGTAAGATCTTTTAAAGTATTTCGAATATAAGAATCTGTATGCTCACCATCTGGAGTAGCCGGAAATGCCAATATAATCTCTTTTAAACCTTCTGAAGTCCTATCCTTTATAATCTTTATCAATTCACGCTCTCTGATATGACTTTGTACATTTTTTTCAACCGGTGGAACAAGACTACCCAGAATAAAGTATTTACCTTTATGAGCATGTGTACGTTTGAAGCTTTCACAATCAGAATCTTTTTCAACAACAAGCAGGGAAGTAGTATCCAAAGTTTTTTTTCTGCAAATATCACAAAAATCTTCTTCGTTTCTAGCGAAATGAATAAAACAAGATGGACAGGTGGATATATTGGAATTTAGATTTGAAAGTTCTTTTATAAGTTCTTTTTTGTATTCGTCTGGAGCATTCAGTAGAAAGTACACGAAACGCCTTGCTTGGCGAACACCAATACCAGGGAATCTTTTAAAAATATTTGCGAGATTGTCTATTGGATCCATGTTTGTTGATTATATCTTAAAACATATCAGCATCATCTGCTTGTCTTGGTTTTTGTGGTGGCTTGAATCCTCCAAGGTCTCCTTTTTCAATCGGTAAGTAAGAACCAGTCTTATCATCGAAATACAAATCTACTTTACCAGTAGGACCATTTCTGTGTTTTTCTATCAATATTTCTGCTAAGTTTGTTCTCTCAGATTGATCTTTGTACTTATCTTCTCGGTGAATAAACATAACCACGTCAGCATCTTGCTCGATAGAACCTGAGTCACGAAGGTCAGATAGTCTAGGCTTGCCTCCACGAGACTCAACCGCACGAGAAAGCTGTGATAGGGCAAGTACTGGCACATCCAAATCACGAGCCAAACCTTTTAGAGATCGTGATATTTCGGTAACTTGGTTAACCATAGAATCATAGTTTTTTGAAGTTGTCATAAGCTGTAGGTAGTCGATTATGATCAAACCTAAACCATGCTCACTCTTCAATCTTCTAGCTGTAGCACGCATTCTCATTATTGAGTTTCCAGCTTGATCATCGATATATATAGGAGCCTTAGAAAGCTTGTCTAGAGCATCTCGCAAGTTTGAAAATTCTGAGTCCGCAGATAGTTTTCCAGTTCGAAGATTCCAAGCATCTACTCTGGATTCAGAAGCGAGCATTCTGTCTACCAACTGTTGAGCACTCATCTCAAGAGAGAAGATTCCAACTGGTATGTTTTCTCTTGTTGCAGCCATACGAGCAATATCAAGCGCAAGCGCAGTTTTACCCATAGAAGGTCGAGCCGCCAAGATAATCAAGTCAGAATTTTGCAATCCGGAAAGCATAGTATCAAGATCTTTAAATCCTGTAGGAACTCCACGAAGACCACCTTTTGTTTCGTGTAATTTTTCAATACGTTCCCAAGCTGTAGAGAGCGTTTGTCTAATACTTACAAATTTTTGACCCTTTGGACTAGATGTAATACTGAAAATTCTTTTTTCAGCAGTGTCCATAATATCTTCAATCGTGTCATCTGATTCACTAAAACCTAAATCTGAAACATAATCAGCTGCATCTATTAATTCACGTAGTATATATTTTTTTGAAACTATAGATGCATAGTGCATCGCATTTGTAGCAGAAGGAACAGAAGCCACCAGCTCAGACAGGTAACTTGCACCTCCGATATTGTCCAACTCTTTTCTCTCAGATAGTAAGTTTGTTACTGAGACAAGGTCTATAGGTTGGTTTTTTGAAGCAAGATCAAGCATAGCTTGAAATATAAGCTTATGTCTTGTGCTATAAAAGGCATCTGAAGCCAATGTCTCGGCAATATCAATAATCGCTCCAGGTCTAACCATAAGAGACCCTAGAACAGCCTTTTCACTCTCCATACTTTGTGGAGGAACGCGGATTTTGTTGTCTTGCATCTTTGCCATTGGGCTTGATTGTACCACATGAATCTTTTTGCAAAATATAAAAAGTGCATTAAGTGGTTGGTATCATGTGGATTGAGCAATACTTCATTAAAAATGATATTTTTGCTAGAATTACCTTATGCAAAAACCAGAATCAATTGTCTTAACAGGAGATAGACCAACAGGCAGACTTCACTTGGGTCACCTAGTTGGATCACTACAAAAAAGAATAGAATTAGCAGAGAACGCGAAGCATTCTTTTTACATGATTGCTGATATTCAAGCACTTACCGACAATGCCGACAACCCAGATAAAGTTCGAAACAATGTACTCGAAGTTGCTCTAGACAATCTTGCGTGTGGACTAAAACCAGAAAAAACAATCATGTATATTCAATCTGAAATTCCTGAGATTGCTGAGTTAACAGTTTTGTTTATGAACCTAGTTACAGTAGCAAGACTAAAGCGAAATCCTACAGTAAAAGCAGAGATGCAGCAAAAAGGTTATGGTGAAGATGTACCCGCTGGTTTCTTGGCTTATCCGATATCCCAGGCTGCAGATATTTTAGTCATGAAGTCAAACTTAATCCCAGTTGGAGAAGACCAATATCCGGTTATCGAACAAGCAAACGAAATAGTCGATACATTCAATCGATTGTATGGAAAAGTTTTTGACCGGATAGAACATGTTAGTGGAGGCACTGCGCGACTAGTCGGCACAGATGGAAACGCAAAGATGTCTAAATCTCTTGGTAATTGTATTTTCTTAGCAGATAGTGATGAAGCTATAGAAGAAAAGGTTATGAGTATGTACACAGACCCGAGTCATATTCGCGTGGAAGATCCAGGAAAAGTAGAAGGCAATGTTGTTTTCACATATCTAGATATTTTTGATCCAAACAAAGACGAGGTAGCTGAACTAAAGAAACAATATGAAAAGGGAGGACTTGGAGACGTAGTACTTAAAAAAAGACTTGCAGAAGTATTGAAAGAAATAATTTCTCCAATTCGCGAAAGACGTGAACAGCTTGCAAAGAATCCAAAGATGATTATGGATTTACTCGAAGAGGGAACTAAAGAAGCTCGCAAGGTCGCAGCTGAAACTATGCGCGAAGTACGAAGTGCGCTTAAAATTGATTATTTCTAAGGTTGACTTTACATAAAAAACCTGATATAATATAGACAAATAAAAGATATTTTACAATATGAATATAAAAGAAAATAAAGAAAAAAAGTTGGCATTGAAAGATTATGCACACGGAATCAAACTCATCTGGCAGCAAATTACTGTGAACCACAAAAGGGAAGTGCGTACATTGGTAATTCTGTCTTTTTTTATTGCCATACTAGACGGTATTGTTCCACTTATCTCAGGACATTTTTTTGATGCGATAACAAATATATCTACTGATATTGGGAGTGTCTGGTTTGCGCTAATTCTACTATTAGTCGTAACTGCATTCTCAGCTATAGGTCAAAAAATTAAAGTAACAAAGAGTGATTGGGTGAATTATAAAATAATCACGACTTATCATTCTGATGTTGCCGCAAAGTTTGTAAAACTTCCTGT belongs to Candidatus Nomurabacteria bacterium and includes:
- the trpS gene encoding tryptophan--tRNA ligase translates to MQKPESIVLTGDRPTGRLHLGHLVGSLQKRIELAENAKHSFYMIADIQALTDNADNPDKVRNNVLEVALDNLACGLKPEKTIMYIQSEIPEIAELTVLFMNLVTVARLKRNPTVKAEMQQKGYGEDVPAGFLAYPISQAADILVMKSNLIPVGEDQYPVIEQANEIVDTFNRLYGKVFDRIEHVSGGTARLVGTDGNAKMSKSLGNCIFLADSDEAIEEKVMSMYTDPSHIRVEDPGKVEGNVVFTYLDIFDPNKDEVAELKKQYEKGGLGDVVLKKRLAEVLKEIISPIRERREQLAKNPKMIMDLLEEGTKEARKVAAETMREVRSALKIDYF
- the dnaB gene encoding replicative DNA helicase — encoded protein: MQDNKIRVPPQSMESEKAVLGSLMVRPGAIIDIAETLASDAFYSTRHKLIFQAMLDLASKNQPIDLVSVTNLLSERKELDNIGGASYLSELVASVPSATNAMHYASIVSKKYILRELIDAADYVSDLGFSESDDTIEDIMDTAEKRIFSITSSPKGQKFVSIRQTLSTAWERIEKLHETKGGLRGVPTGFKDLDTMLSGLQNSDLIILAARPSMGKTALALDIARMAATRENIPVGIFSLEMSAQQLVDRMLASESRVDAWNLRTGKLSADSEFSNLRDALDKLSKAPIYIDDQAGNSIMRMRATARRLKSEHGLGLIIIDYLQLMTTSKNYDSMVNQVTEISRSLKGLARDLDVPVLALSQLSRAVESRGGKPRLSDLRDSGSIEQDADVVMFIHREDKYKDQSERTNLAEILIEKHRNGPTGKVDLYFDDKTGSYLPIEKGDLGGFKPPQKPRQADDADMF
- a CDS encoding ABC transporter ATP-binding protein — translated: MNIKENKEKKLALKDYAHGIKLIWQQITVNHKREVRTLVILSFFIAILDGIVPLISGHFFDAITNISTDIGSVWFALILLLVVTAFSAIGQKIKVTKSDWVNYKIITTYHSDVAAKFVKLPVSYLKNHPMSEMVQKTMTAGNNLQSMFSDVIMELLPAFLGIIVAFVTVLR
- the rplU gene encoding 50S ribosomal protein L21, yielding MATKKATKKSVSKSEEFAVISTGGKQYKVSAGDVLVIEKLPGTYSAGDEIVFDKVLLVDNGKDTTIGTPHISGAKVTASFIENGRHQKVIVMKYKPKSRYKKTNGHRQEFTKVKITVIK
- the recR gene encoding recombination protein RecR, yielding MDPIDNLANIFKRFPGIGVRQARRFVYFLLNAPDEYKKELIKELSNLNSNISTCPSCFIHFARNEEDFCDICRKKTLDTTSLLVVEKDSDCESFKRTHAHKGKYFILGSLVPPVEKNVQSHIRERELIKIIKDRTSEGLKEIILAFPATPDGEHTDSYIRNTLKDLTDENNIKITSLGRGLSTGSEPEYADSETLKSALGNRH